The Streptomyces sp. ALI-76-A nucleotide sequence GCGGAGGTGGCACGAACACGACTGAGTGAGTTTTTGGCCATCCCGCCACAACGGCCTCTGCCTCACCTATAGCGTGATCCCCCACCACTGTGCCCAGACCTATCGCTTCCTAAGGACCGGTACCTTTGAAGATCGTGCGCCGCATCGGTGTGCCTCCCAGCGCCCGAGGCAGTAACTCCGGATCTACCTGCCCGGACGTGTTCGAGCTGAGTGACGGCAATTTCGCGGTCATCGGCACCGAGGCCACCGAGGCACTGGAGCGCGAACTCCCCGCCGATGCCGCCCGCGCCGACTACGAGCGCATCGTCATCGTCAGCCGGGAGACCCTGATTCGCGCCAAGGCGGACATTCCCGACGCCTGATCCAGCGGGCACGCGTCCACCTCCGGACTCGTGCGTGAAGCCTCCCCGGCCGCACAGAACCGCTGAGCGCACCGGGTCCCCACCCCGCGAGCAGTCCGTCACCCCGTCCCTGCTCGACCCTCACTCGATGAGGCCTGGCGCCAGAACGGCACCAGGCCACACGCATGTCAGGCGGCCTGCGGAACTGCCACCGGTGCCTCCGGCCCCACATACCGCGCCACCGGCCTGATGATCTTCGGGTCCGCCGACTGCTCCAGGATGTTGGCGCTCCAGCCCACCACGCGGCCCGCCGCGAAGGTGGGGGTGAACATCTGGCGCGGCAGCCCGCACAGCTCCATGACCACTCCGGCGTAGAACTCGACATTGGTGTGCAGTTCCCTGCCCGGCTTCAGTTCGGCCAGGATCCGCTCGACCCGGCGCTCGACCTCCACGGCGAAGTCGACCCGCGGACCACCGAACCGCCGGGCGATCTCGCGGAGCATGCGGGAGCGGGGGTCCTCCGTGCGGTAGATCGCGTGCCCGAAGCCCATGACGCGCTCGCCGGCGAGAACCCGTTCTCGGATCCAGGAGTCGATGCGGTCGGGTGTGCCGATCGCGTCCAGGGTGTCCAACGCCCGGCTGGGCGCGCCCCCGTGCAGCGGGCCGGACAGCGCTCCCACGGCTCCCACGAGGCAGGCCGCCACGTCGGCGCCGGTCGACGCGATGACCCGCGCGGTGAAGGTTGACGCATTGAATCCGTGATCAATGGTTGAGATCAAGTACTGCTCGATCGCCCGGGCCCGTCGCGGTTCCGGCTCCGCACCCGTCAGCATGTACAGGTAGTTGGCCGCGTACGTGAGATCCTCGCGCGGCTCCACGGGATCGAGTCCCTGACCCAGTCGGTGCAGTGCCGCCAGCATCGTCGGTACGGCCGCGGCCGCGACGAGGGTGTCCTGCCGGCGCCGGTCCGGGGCGAGGTCGTACACCGGCCGGAAGCCCTTGGCGGCACCCAGCAGCGACAGTGCCGTACGCATGCCGGCGAGCGGTCCGGAGCCGGCACTCGCCGCGGCCACGGCGGGCAGCGCGGCCCACACCCCGGCGGGCAGCCGGCGCAGCGCGGCGGTCTCGGCGGCGAAGGCGGCCGAGCGCTCGGCGCCGGGCAGGTCGCCGTGGACCAGGAGGTGCCAGACGTCCTCGAAACCGCGGGTCCGTGCGAGTTCGACGGCCGAGTACTGGCGGTAGTGGTAGAAGCCCTCGGTTCCCCGGACGTCACCGATCTCGGTGTCGGTGACGACGACTCCCGCGAGCCCTCTCGGTACGTCGACGAGCGCGCCTGATGACCTGTTGACGGACATGATTCCTCCCTGAACTTGATTCGACTGTCCATGATTGATTGAATTCGTGTCAATATTGATTAAGTCAATGTATGCGGATCAATAGGCTGAGCTGCGGATACGGTGACGTCCCATGCGTGATCACGAACCCCTCCCCGGTCCCGCCGGGCCCCGGCTGACCACCAAGGAAGCCGCCGAGCTGCTGGGCGTGAAGCCCGAGACCGTGTACGCCTACGTCAGCCGCGGCCAGCTCGGCAGCCGACGCGCGCCCGGCGGCCGGGGCAGCACCTTCGACGCCAAGGAGGTGGAGGCCCTCGCCCGGCGCAACCGCCGGGCGGGCGACGGGACCGCGAACTCCGGTGGGGAGCTGTCCGTACGGACCCGCATCACACTCATCGGCAGCGACCGCTACTACTTCCGAGGTGTCGACGCGACCGAGCTGGCCGCACGCCACTCCTACGAAGAGGTCGCCGAGTGGCTGTGGACCGGGCGGTTGCGTCCCGGCATCACCTTCACGGCACCCGGCTCCGTCGTCACCGCCGCCCGCCGTGCCGTCGACGCGCTGCCCGAACACAGCGCGCCCACCGACCGGCTGCGGGTCGCCGCGGTCGCCGCCGCGGCCGCCGACCCGCTGCGCTTCGACCTGTCCGAGGAAGCCGTGCTCGGTACGGCACGCGCCCTCATCCCCACCCTGGTCGCCGCCCTGCCCCCGACCCGGCACGACCACCGTGAGGGCGGCCCGCTGGCCCACCGGCTGTGGACCCGCCTCAGCGGACGCCCCGCCGACGAGGCCTGCCTGCGCGTCCTTGACACGGCGCTCGCCCTGCTCATCGACCACGACCTCGCGGCCTCCACCCTCGCCGTGCGCGTGGCCGCGTCGGCCCGCGCACACGCCTACGCGGCCGTCTCCGCCGGTCTCGGCGTGATCGAGGGCCCCCTGCACGGCGCGGCCAGCGGACTCGCCCACAAACTGCTGCTCGACGTCCTCGACCAGGGCGACGCGGCCCCCGTGATCGCGGACGAGCTGCGGTCCGGCCGCCGGATCCCCGGACTCGGCCACCGGCTGTACCCCGGTGAGGACCCGCGCGCGCGGGCCCTGTTCGCCCTCCTGGAGGACATCCCCAAGGCGGCGCCCGCCCTCGCAGCGGCCCGCGACATCGTGGACACCACGGCCCGGCACGCTCCGCTGCACGCCAACGTCGACCTGGCCCTGGCCGTACTCACCGCCTCCTGCGGCATGCCCGCCACGGCAGGCGAGACGATCTTCGCGGTGGCCCGTACGGCGGGCTGGATCGCCCACGCCCTGGAGGAGTACGGGGAGCGCCCGCTGCGCATGCGCCCCAGCGGCCACTACGTGGGGCCGAGGCCGCCTCAGCCGCTACCGGAGTAGGACACAAGCCGGGCCGGAGGCCTTCCCGGGCCAAGTCAGGTTAGGCTCACCTCTGTGAGTACGTGCACAACCGTCTCGCGGGACTCCGACGAGCCCGTTGCCGGCACAGCGGCCACGGCGACGACCTGGCTGCTGCTGGAACAGCCCGGTCCCTGGGGTGCCAAGGCGCTCACGTCGAGCCACCTGGACCCCGTGCTCGGCCATGCCCTGGAGGCGGCCGCGAAGGGCACGGGCGTACGTGTCGTGCTCATCCGCCGTCCCGGGCGGCACGCCGACAGTGGGACCGCGACCGCCGCGCGCCAGGTGTACGTCGCGCACACGGTGCCCGGGAACGTGTGGCTGCGCTCGGCCACGATCCGCGATCCGCGCCGGCTCCTCGACGTCGACTTCGCCGCGCTCGGCCGAGGCGACCACAGCGGTTTCGACGCGGCGCTCGACGGACGGCCCCACACCGGCGATCCACTCGCGCTCGTGTGCACGAACGGCAAGCGCGACCGCTGCTGCGCCCTCCTCGGCCGCCCGCTCGCGGCGGAGCTGGCCGCCTCCGGTGTCCAGGGCGTCTGGGAGGTCACCCATCTGGGTGGACATCGCTTCTCGCCGACGCTGCTCGTGCTGCCGTACGGCTACGCCTACGGCAGGGCCGAGGCCCATGCCGTCAAGGAGGTCCTGCACAGCGTGCGGGCGGGCCGGATCGTCGTGGAGGGGTGCCGGGGGAACTCGGCCTGGGAACGGCCCGGCCAGGCGGCGGAGCTGGCCGTGCGCGGGGCGGTGGGGGAGTACACGGCGGGCACGCTGGCCGTGGTCCGCACACAGAGCGTCGCGCCGGGGTGGGAGGTGACCGTCGCGCACACCGACGGCCGCCACTGGCGCGTGGTCGTGGCCCAGGGCGCGTCACAGCCGCCCCGCCCGGAGAGCTGCGGGGCCTCGGTGCTCGGCTCGCCCGCGCGGATGGACGTGGTGGCGGTACGCGAGCTGCGGACGGCGACGGCGCTCGCCGGCTGAGGAGCCCTCGGCCGCCCGCCCGGTGAGGACCACCATGTTCGTCGCAGGCGTTCTCGGCCGTTCAGTCGGTCGGCGGGTTGCCGACGACCCACCACTCGTCCGTGTCGGCCTCGTCGAGGTCCCTGACGAGACCGTCGACCATGAGGCCCAGCTGAGCCTCCAGGGATGCCTCGTTCAGGGTGGCGCGCATGTGCCGCGAGGCCTCCCAGTACTCACGGAACACCGGGCTCTGGAAGAACTCCCGAAGGTGCCGGTACAGCTCCTCCCGGTCCAGACTGCCCGCCCGGTGGACGTGGTAGAGGTGGACGTACCAGGCGTTGGCATAGAAGAACTGACGGCGCCTCTCCGCCGGGATGCTCTTGTCGTAGGTGTCGATCACCGCGGCGAGGGAAGGATCGTCGATCGCCCGGACCAGCAACTCCCACTGCATGCGCTGCTGATGGGCCAGAGCCTTGCGCCGGATCGCCAGCTCCTCGAGCTCCAGGCGCCGTTCGTGCAGACGCGCCTGCTCCGACCGGCGTTGACGCGCTGCCAGCGCCATCGTGGCCGTGGCGGCCAGGAGAGTGAGCGCTGCCGAGCCCAGTCTCCCCGCGAGGTACTTCTGTGTGGCCATGTCAACCCCCGAATCAGGCGGCCGTCCGCCGGTCGTCGGGGTGCGGATCGACGGTAGGGGACCGGCGAGCGGTGGGCGGCGCTTGCCGTCTCCCAGGGTGCCGAGCGGCTCTGATCGGCGCGGGAGGCGGAGAGGAGGCGCACGGAGGGAAGCGAGGGTCGCACGAACCGGCGCCTTGCCCAACGTCTGCCCTCGAAATGCTGCGAACAATCGTTCACTTCGCGGTGATTCTTCCGGCTCGTATCCTGGGTGGGCATTCAATCCTCGTACGTGCGCAGGGCGGCGGCCCGGCGCACGCGGCGGCGTGAGAGAGGTAGCGCGTTGAGTGGAAGTCCGCGGGAGATCCCGGTCGTCGTGCTCGCCGGATTCCTGGGTTCCGGCAAGACCACCCTCCTCAACCACCTCCTCCATCACAGCGGTGGCAGCCGGATCGGCGCCATCGTCAACGACTTCGGTGCCATCGAGATCGACGCGATGGCCGTGGCGGGCGCGCTCGGCGACTCCACCGTCTCGCTCGGCAACGGGTGTCTGTGCTGTGCCGTGGACGCCGGTGAACTCGACGTCTACCTGGAGCGGCTCGCCCGGCCCGCCGCCGGGATCGACGTCGTCGTGATCGAGGCCAGCGGACTCGCCGAGCCCCAGGAACTCGTGCGCATGGTGCTCGCCAGCGAGCATCCCGGGATCGTGTACGGCGGCCTCGTCGAGGTCGTCGACGCCGCCGAGTTCGACGACACCCGGGCCCGGCACCCGGAGATCGACCGGCACATCGCCCTCGCCGACCTGGTCGTCGTGAACAAGCTGGACCGGGCCGACGACGGTGAGCGCGTCCTCCGGCTGGTCCGGTCCCTCGTCGACCGGGCCGCCGTCGTGCCCGCCGACCACGGGCGGGTGGACCCCGAGTTCCTCTTCGACTGCCGGCCGAGCGAGGAGCGCCTCGGGCAGCTGTCCTTCGACGACCTGCACGACCACACCGAGGGGGACGAGCACCGGACGCACCTGCACTCCGGCTACGACAGCCTGTCCTTCACCTCGGAAGAGCCCCTCGACCCGCGCCGGTTGATGCGGTTCCTCGACAGCAGGCCCGAAGGGCTGTACCGGATCAAGGGGTACGTCGACTTCGGGCCGTACGACTCCCGCAACCGTTACTCCGTGCACGCCGTCGGGCGGTTCCTCCGGTTCTACCCGGAACCCTGGGCCGCCGACGAGGCCCGCCGCACCCAGCTCGTGCTCATCGGCTCCGGCATCGACGCGGACGCCCTCGGAAAGGAGCTGGAGGCGTGCACGACCGAAGCCCCACACGTCGACGAACACGGCATGTGGGGCGTCCTGCGCTACGTACGGGACCCCGACGACCAGGACCCCGACGACCAGGACGGTGACGACGACGCCCTGGACCATCAGGATCCCGGTGATCGCGAGCCGGGCGATCGGGACCCCGGCGTGCGGGGTCCCGGGGACGCGTCCGCCTAGACCGGTCCCGCCACCACGGCCACCGTCTTCGGCAGCGACACACCCGAACCGTCCCGGCGCGGGTCCATCTCCGGCAGCTCGGCCGGCGTGCCGTTCTTCTGCGCCGCCTTGGCCGGAGTGGCGCCCGCCCAGGCCAGCGACAGGCAGTCCTCGCCCTTGAGGAACCGCTGGCAGCGGACACCGCCGGTGGCGCGTCCCTTGCGCGGGTACTGGTCGAACGGGGTCAGCTTGGCCGTCGTCTGGACGGAGTCGTCCAGCGTGCCGCGTGAGCCGGCGACCGTGAAGACGACCGCCTCGGCGGCCGGGTCGACGGCCGTGAAGGAGATGACCTTGGCACCCTCCGTCAGCTTGATGCCCGCCACACCTCCCGCCGGACGGCCCTGCGGGCGGACCTGCGACGCCTGGTAGCGCAGCAGCTGGGCGTCGTCCGTGATGAAGACCAGGTCCTCCTCACCGGTGCGCAGCTCGACCGCGCCGACGATCCGGTCGCCCTCCCTCAGGGTGATGACCTCCAGCTCGCCCTTGTTGGTCGGATAGTCGGGCACCACCCGCTTGACGACACCCTGTTCGGTGCCGATCGCCAGACCGGGGGACGACTCGTCGAGCGTGGTCAGGCAGATCACCGTCTCGTCCCCCTCCAGGGAGACGAACTCCGCCATCGGGGCCCCGCCGGAGAGGTTCGGCGCCGCCGCCGTGTCCGGGAGCTGGGGCAGGTCGACGACGTTCACCCGCAGCAGGCGCCCGCCGGACGTCACCACGCCGATCTCACCGCGCGCGGTGGCCGGCACCGCCGAGACGATCACGTCGTGCTTGGCGCGCCGTGCGTCGGCGTCCTGCGGGAACGGCTCGCCATTCGCCGTACGGGCCAGCAGCCCCGTCGAGGACAGCAGCACCCGGCACGGGTCGTCCGCCACCTGGAGCGGGACCGCGGCGGCCGAGGCGCCGGCCGACTCCAGCAGAACCGTACGCCGCTCGGTGCCGAACTTCTTGGCCACCGCGGCCAGTTCGCCGGAGACCAGCTTGCGCAGCTCGGCGTCCGACTCCAGGATCCGGGTCAGCTCGGTGATCTCCTCGTTGAGCCGGTCCTTCTCCGCCTCCAGCTCGATGCGGTCGTACCGGGTGAGGCGGCGCAGGGGCGTGTCGAGGATGTACTGGGTCTGGACGTCCGACAGCGAGAAGTGCTCGATCAGGCGCTCCTTCGCCTGCGCGGAGTTCTCGCTGGAGCGGATGAGGCGGATCACCTCGTCGATGTCGATCAGCGCGGTGAGCAGGCCCTCGACCAGGTGCAGCCGGTCACGCCGCTTGGTGCGGCGGAACTCGCTGCGCCGGCGCACGACCTCGAAGCGGTGGTCGAGGTAGACCTCGAGAAGCTCCTTGAGGCCCAGCGTGAGGGGCTGCCCGTCCACCAGCGCCACGTTGTTGACGCCGAAGGACTCCTCCATGGGCGTCAGCTTGTAGAGCTGCTCCAGGACGGCCTCCGGCACGAAGCCGTTCTTGACCTCGATGACCAGGCGCAGACCGTGCGCGCGGTCGGTGAGGTCCTTCACGTCGGCGATGCCCTGGAGCTTCTTCGAGCCGACCAGGTCCTTGATCTTGGCGATCACCTTCTCCGGGCCGACCGTGAAGGGCAGTTCCGTGACCACGAGGCCCTTGCGGCGCGCCGTCACGTTCTCCACCGACACCGTCGCGCGGATCTTGAAGGTGCCGCGGCCCGTCTCGTACGCGTCGCGGATGCCGGTCAGGCCCACGATGCGGCCGCCGGTGGGCAGGTCGGGGCCGGGGATGTGCCTCATCAGGGCGTCCAGATCCGCGTTCGGGAAGCGGATCAGGTGGCGGGCGGCCGCGATGACCTCGCCGAGGTTGTGCGGCGGCATGTTCGTCGCCATACCGACCGCGATGCCGGAGGCGCCGTTCACCAGGAGGTTGGGGAAGGCGGCGGGCAGCGCCGCCGGCTCCTGCTCCTGGCCGTCGTAGTTGGGGGCGAAGTCGACCGTGTCCTCGTCGATGGACTCCGTCATCAGGCTCGCGGCCTGGGCCGCGCGGCACTCGGTGTACCGCATGGCGGCCGGCGGGTCGTCGTTGCCGAGCGAGCCGAAGTTGCCGTGTCCGTCGACCAGGGGGACACGCATGGAGAAGGGCTGGGCCATGCGCACCAGGGCGTCGTAGATCGACGCGTCGCCGTGCGGGTGCAACTTGCCCATGACCTCGCCGACGACGCGGGCGCACTTCACATAGCCGCGGTCGGGGCGCAGGCCCATCTCGTTCATCTGGTACACGATGCGGCGGTGCACCGGCTTCAGGCCGTCCCGGGCGTCCGGCAGGGCGCGGGAGTAGATGACCGAGTACGCGTACTCGAGGTACGAGCCCTTCATCTCGTCCACGACGTCGATGTCGAGGATCCGCTCCTCGTACGAGTCGTCGGGCGGCGGGGTCTTCGTGCTGCGGCGGGCCATCGCTGCCGGCTCCTCCTGTTTGCTGGTCGCTCGCCTGCGGGGTGCTCAAGTCGGTGTCGACAGGGCGGTCGCGCTCAGCCCTGCGGGCCTTCGCGCGATCGCCCTCTCGACACCGACGCGCCCCTCCGGCTCACTCTTGCCTGCTGAAGCGTGAACGGGGTCTGACGCGGACCATTGTGGACCGCGGCACTGACAACGACGGACCAGGCCCGGGGTAAGCCGCCTGGTCCGGCGCCGACACGTGCCGCCCGCGCCCCTGCGTGCCGCCCCCGCGGCACGACTGCCCGCAGGCTACGGCACGCGCGCACCTGCCATCCCGCTCCCGGTTCACCGCAGCGGCCCGATCGCCGTCGCGCGCCTGCCCGCGGCCCCGGCCCACCGGCCACCGCCGTCCCGCCGCGGCCTGCCGCACACGGCCGTCCCGGCTCCCGCTGCGGCCTCCCGGACACCGGCCGCAGCCGTCCCGCCGCAGCCCTCCAACACCGGCCGTCCCGCTCCCCCTCCGAGCCCCCGGCCCGCCGGCCGTCCCCTCCCGCTCCCGGCGCCGACTCGCCCGTCACCGCGATCTCGCTCTCGGCGTACGCTCCGCCGGGAACTTCGCCGGGGCCCCGCGCGCTGCATACAGTGGCAGGACCGGCAGGAAAACCGCGGTTCGAACAACCGCGACCGCGATCGAAGGGACGTACATGCCCATGGGTCACACGGCCACAGCCCAGGCAGGCTCCGGGGGCCTGACAGCGACCGAGCACCGCCTGGCCAACGGTCTGCGCGTGGTGCTCTCCGAGGACCACCTGACCCCGGTCGCGGCGGTGTGCCTCTGGTACGACGTCGGTTCGCGCCACGAGGTCAAGGGCCGTACCGGCCTGGCTCACCTTTTCGAGCACCTGATGTTCCAGGGCTCCGGCCAGGTCAAGGGCAACGGCCACTTCGAGCTGGTCCAGGGCGCGGGCGGCTCGCTCAACGGCACCACCAGCTTCGAGCGCACCAACTACTTCGAGACCATGCCCACCCACCAGCTGGAGCTCGCCCTCTGGCTGGAGGCCGACCGCATGGGCTCCCTGCTCACCGCCCTGGACGACGAGTCCATGGAGAACCAGCGGGACGTCGTCAAGAACGAGCGCCGACAGCGGTACGACAACGTCCCCTACGGCACGGCGTTCGAGAAGCTCACCGCGCTCGCCTACCCGGAGGGCCACCCCTACCACCACACCCCGATCGGCTCGATGGCCGACCTGGACGCGGCCACCCTGGAGGACGCGCGCGCCTTCTTCCGCACGTACTACGCGCCCAACAACGCCGTCCTGTCGGTGGTCGGCGACATCGACCCGGAGCGGACGCTCGCCTGGATCGAGAAGTACTTCGGGTCCATTCCGTCGCACGACGGCAAGCCCGCCCCCCGCGACGGTTCCCTGCCCGAGGTCATCGGGGAGCAGCTGCGCGAGGTCGTCGAGGAAGAGGTCCCGGCCCGCGCCCTGATGGCCGCCTACCGACTGCCGCACGACGGCACGCGCGCGTGCGACGCGGCCGACCTGGCGCTCACCGTCCTCGGCGGCGGCGAGTCCTCCCGCCTCTACAACCGGCTGGTACGGCGTGACCGTACGGCGGTCGCGGCCGGCTTCGGCCTGCTGCGGCTGGCCGGGGCACCCTCCCTGGGCTGGCTGGACGTGAAGACGTCCGGTGACGTCGAGGTGCCGGTCATCGAGGCCGCCATCGACGAGGAGCTCGCGCGGTTCGCCGAGGAGGGCCCCACGGCGGAGGAGATGGAGCGCGCCCAGGCCCAGTTGGAGCGCGAGTGGCTGGACCGGCTCGGCACGGTCGCGGGCCGCGCCGACGAACTGTGCCGCTACGCCGTCCTGTTCGGCGACCCGCAGCTCGCCCTCACCGCCGTCCAGCGCGTCCTGGACGTCAGCGCCGAGGAGGTCCAGGAGGTCGCCAAGGCCCGCCTGCGCCCCGACAACCGCGCGGTCCTCGTCTACGAGCCGACCGCCACCGAAGCCGAAGACGCCGAAGCCGGCGACGAGAACGACGAGGAGGCGGCCCAGTGACCGAGCTCGCCGCGATGGAGTTCCACCCTCAGCCCCAAGCGGGCGAGCCCAGGCCGTGGGCGTTCCCGGCCCCCGAGCGCGGAGCGCTGGACAACGGCCTGACCCTCCTGCGTTGCCACCGCCCCGGCCAGCAGGTCGTCGCCGTCGAGGTGATCCTGGACGCGCCGCTGGAAGCGGAGCCGGCCGGTCTGGACGGCGTCGCCACGATCATGGCGCGGGCCTTCTCCGAGGGCACCGACAAGCACTCCGCCGAGGAGTTCGCCGCCGAGCTGGAGCGCTGCGGCGCCACCCTCGACGCGCACGCCGACCACCCCGGCGTACGGCTCTCCCTCGAAGTCCCCGTCTCCCGCCTGCCCAAGGCCCTGGCCCTGCTCGCCGACGCCCTCAGGGCGCCCGCGTTCGCGGACAGCGAGATCGAGCGGCTGGTCCGCAACCGCCTCGACGAGATCCCGCACGAGCTGGCCAACCCCTCCCGCCGTGCCGCCAAGGAGCTCTCCAGGGAGCTGTTCCCGTCGGCCTCGCGCATGTCCCGACCGCGTCAGGGCACCGAGGAGACAGTGGCGGCCATCGACTCCGCGGCCGTCCGGGGCTTCTACGAGAAGCACGTCCGTCCGGCCACCGCCACCGCCGTGGTCGTCGGCGACCTCACCGGGGTCGACCTCGACGCGCTGCTCGGTGACACGCTCGGTGCCTGGACCGGTTCCTCGGCCCAGCCGCGTCCGGTGCCGCCGGTGACCGCCGACGACACCGGCCGGGTCGTCATCGTGGACCGCCCCGGCGCCGTCCAGACGCAGCTGCTGATCGGCCGCGTCGGCCCGGACCGGCACGCGCGCGTGTGGCCCGCGCAGGTGCTCGGCACGTACTGCCTGGGCGGCACCCTCACCTCCCGGCTGGACCGCGTCCTGCGCGAGGAGAAGGGCTACACCTACGGGGTGCGGGCGTTCGGGCAGGTCCTGCGCTCGGCTCCGGACGGCTCGGGTGCCGCGATGCTCGCCATCAGCGGTTCCGTGGACACCCCGAACACCGGTCCGGCCCTCCAGGACCTGTGGACCGTGCTGCGTACGCTCGCCGCGGAGGGCCTGACCGACGCCGAGCGCGACGTCGCCGTCCAGAACCTGGTGGGGGTGGCGCCGCTGAAGTACGAGACCGCGGCGGCCGTCGCCGGCACACTGGCCGACCAGGTCGAGCAGCACCTGCCGGACGACTTCCAGGCGACGCTGTACCAGCAGCTCGTCTCGACCGGCACGGTGGAGGCCACCGCGGCGGTCGTGAGCGCGTTCCCGGTGGACCGCCTGGTGACCGTCCTCGTCGGCGACGCCGCGCAGATCAAGGAGCCCGTCCGGGCCCTCGGCATCGGCGAAGTCACCGTCGTCTCCGCCGAGTAGCCGAAGCCGCGCCCAGGAGGCCCCGGTGACAGAAGCGTCACCGGGGCCTCCTGATGTCCGAATTGAGGGAAAGGTTGCCTGTCTGCCCTGTGGCATGCGCTACAAAAGCCGTGATCCGTTTGGGGATTGAAAGTTGGGACGTTTAGCGTCATCCCGGCTGTTCGTCAGGCAGTGCGCCGCGTCCGCGGCACCGGACAGTCATCGCCGAGTCCCCGCGTGGCGCGAGCCAGGGGAGCCGGGGACCCACACCAGAAGTCCCTGGGGTGAATCGGACGCCCGCGCGCACCGCGAGGGGGTCCGTAGGAGACCTTCCTGCTCCGAACCCGTCAGCTAACCCGGTAGGCGAGAGGGAAGGAAAGGACCACCCACTCCATGGCGTTCATGTGCGCCGCCGGTAAGCACCGTCGTCCCAGCCGGATGAAGCGCAGCACCGCCCGTGCGGCGGGCGTCGCGGCTCTCACCACCACCGGTGTCATCGGTTCCCTGGCCGCCCCCGCGCTCGCCGCC carries:
- a CDS encoding pitrilysin family protein, producing MTELAAMEFHPQPQAGEPRPWAFPAPERGALDNGLTLLRCHRPGQQVVAVEVILDAPLEAEPAGLDGVATIMARAFSEGTDKHSAEEFAAELERCGATLDAHADHPGVRLSLEVPVSRLPKALALLADALRAPAFADSEIERLVRNRLDEIPHELANPSRRAAKELSRELFPSASRMSRPRQGTEETVAAIDSAAVRGFYEKHVRPATATAVVVGDLTGVDLDALLGDTLGAWTGSSAQPRPVPPVTADDTGRVVIVDRPGAVQTQLLIGRVGPDRHARVWPAQVLGTYCLGGTLTSRLDRVLREEKGYTYGVRAFGQVLRSAPDGSGAAMLAISGSVDTPNTGPALQDLWTVLRTLAAEGLTDAERDVAVQNLVGVAPLKYETAAAVAGTLADQVEQHLPDDFQATLYQQLVSTGTVEATAAVVSAFPVDRLVTVLVGDAAQIKEPVRALGIGEVTVVSAE